A window of Saccharomyces paradoxus chromosome XIII, complete sequence contains these coding sequences:
- the PAH1 gene encoding phosphatidate phosphatase PAH1 (Mg2+-dependent phosphatidate (PA) phosphatase~similar to YMR165C): MQYVGRALGSVSKTWSSINPATLSGAIDVIVVEHPDGSLSCSPFHVRFGKFQILKPSQKKVQVFINEKLSNMPMKLSDSGEAYFVFEMGDQVTDVPDELLVSPVISAASSPPQSPETSILEGGTEGEGEGENEHKKQEKKVLEEPDFLDINDTGDSISNNGETTGSLSSAASSTTTPPDLIEERKLAKQRTKNFQQKLNKKLTEIHIPSKLDNNGDLLLDTEGYKPNKNMMHDTDIQLKQLLKDEFGNDSDISSFIKEDKNGNIKIVNPYEHLTNLSPPGTPPTMATSGSVLGLDAMESGTTLNSLSSSPSPSDTEDETSFNKEQSCSSESTNKNGSTENGKAEKRYIRTIRLTNDQLKCLNLTYGENDLKFSVDHGKAIVTSKLFVWRWDVPIVISDIDGTITKSDALGHVLAMIGKDWTHLGVAKLFSEISRNGYNILYLTARSAGQADSTRSYLRSIVQNGSKLPNGPVILSPDRTMAALRREVILKKPEVFKIACLNDIRSLYFEDCDNEMDTEEKSTPFFAGFGNRITDALSYRTVGIPSSRIFTINTEGEVHMELLELAGYRSSYIHINELVDHFFPPVSLDSVDSRTNTSMVPGSPPNKTLDNAASENTSVHKTLFRGNQEEKFTDVNFWRDPLVDIDNLSDISKDDSDNTDEDTDVSQQDSTSSNRRNSVNTVKATKLPQKHVGSSSNNEVLAASSDVENASELMGSHSSSGSTPNKSAMSKGDIGKQIYLELGSPLASPKLRYLDDMDDEECNTSGSKSRRASSAAATSIDKEFKNLSVSKAGAPTSNVSEINVLDDVHSRENSDTESRSEQSDGETGRNQLPHNSMDDKDLDSRVSDEFDDDEFDEDEFED; encoded by the coding sequence ATGCAGTACGTAGGTAGAGCTCTTGGGTCTGTGTCTAAAACATGGTCGTCTATCAATCCGGCTACGTTATCAGGTGCCATAGACGTTATTGTAGTGGAGCATCCAGATGGAAGCCTATCATGTTCTCCCTTCCATGTGAGATTTggcaaatttcaaattttaaagCCATCTCAAAAGAAAGTCCAAGTGTTTATAAATGAAAAGCTGAGTAACATGCCAATGAAGCTAAGCGATTCTGGAGAGGCCTATTTCGTTTTCGAGATGGGTGATCAAGTCACTGATGTTCCTGACGAATTACTTGTGTCGCCCGTGATAAGCGCCGCATCAAGCCCCCCTCAATCACCTGAAACATCCATCTTGGAAGGAGGAACCGAGGGTGAAGGTGAAGGTGAAAATGAACATAAGAAGcaggaaaagaaagttctAGAGGAACCAGATTTTTTGGATATCAATGATACTGGAGATTCGATCAGTAACAATGGTGAAACCACAGGGTCGCTTTCCTCTGCTGCATCCTCCACAACGACGCCGCCAGATTTGATAGAAGAAAGGAAACTTGCTAAGCAACGCACCAAGAACTTCCAgcaaaaattaaacaagAAGCTCACTGAAATCCATATACCTAGTAAACTTGATAACAATGGCGATTTACTACTGGATACTGAGGGCTACAAACCAAACAAGAATATGATGCATGATACGGACATACAGCTGAAGCAGTTGTTAAAGGACGAATTCGGTAATGATTCAGATATTTCAAGTTTTATCAAGGAGGACAAAAATGGTAACATTAAGATCGTAAACCCTTACGAGCACCTTACTAACCTCTCGCCTCCAGGGACACCCCCAACAATGGCTACAAGCGGATCGGTTCTCGGCTTAGATGCAATGGAATCAGGAACTACCTTAAACTCGTTATCTTCCTCACCTTCTCCTTCCGATACCGAGGATGAAACATCATTTAACAAAGAACAAAGCTGTAGCAGTGAAAGTACTAACAAGAACGGCTCAACGGAAAACGGTAAGGCCGAAAAAAGGTACATAAGAACGATAAGATTGACCAATGACCAGTTGAAGTGCCTAAATTTAACTTATGGTGAAAatgatttaaaattttccgTGGATCATGGAAAAGCTATTGTtacttcaaaattatttgtttGGAGGTGGGATGTTCCAATTGTTATCAGTGATATTGATGGCACCATAACAAAATCAGATGCCTTAGGCCATGTCTTGGCAATGATAGGAAAAGACTGGACGCATTTGGGTGTAGCCAAGTTATTCAGCGAGATATCCAGGAATGGTTATAACATACTTTATCTAACTGCAAGAAGTGCTGGACAAGCTGATTCCACAAGAAGTTATTTACGATCAATCGTACAAAATGGTAGCAAATTACCAAACGGGCCTGTGATTTTATCGCCCGATAGAACAATGGCTGCCTTAAGGCGGGAagtaatattaaaaaaaccTGAAGTTTTCAAGATAGCATGTCTAAACGACATCAGATCgttatattttgaagattgtGACAACGAAATGGACACAGAGGAAAAGTCAACCCCATTTTTTGCCGGTTTTGGTAATAGAATTACCGATGCGTTATCTTACAGAACAGTAGGGATTCCTAgttcaagaattttcaCAATAAATACAGAAGGCGAGGTTCATATGGAATTACTAGAGTTAGCAGGTTACAGAAGCTCCTACATTCATATCAACGAGCTTGTCGATCATTTCTTTCCACCAGTCAGCCTTGACAGTGTTGATTCAAGAACTAACACTTCTATGGTTCCTGGTTCTCCCCCTAATAAAACATTGGATAACGCTGCCTCAGAAAATACCTCAGTTCACAAAACACTGTTCAGAGGCAATCAGGAAGAGAAATTTACAGACGTAAATTTTTGGAGAGACCCGTTGGTCGACATTGATAACCTATCGGATATTAGCAAAGATGATTCTGACAACACCGATGAAGATACCGATGTATCACAACAAGACAGCACTAGTAGTAATAGGAGAAATTCAGTCAACACTGTGAAGGCTACTAAACTCCCTCAAAAACACGTGGGCAGCTCAAGTAACAACGAAGTCTTAGCTGCTTCATCTGACGTAGAAAATGCATCTGAGCTAATGGGTTCCCATAGTAGCTCAGGATCCACGCCTAATAAATCTGCAATGTCCAAAGGAGACATTGGGAAGCAAATATATCTGGAACTAGGTTCTCCACTTGCATCGCCAAAACTGAGGTACTTAGATGATATGGATGATGAGGAGTGCAACACCAGTGGATCTAAATCAAGGAGAGCATCATCTGCAGCTGCGACGAGTATTGATAAAGAGTTCAAAAACTTATCAGTGTCTAAAGCTGGCGCTCCAACAAGCAATGTTTCAGAGATTAACGTTTTAGATGACGTGCATTCACGTGAAAATTCAGATACCGAATCACGATCGGAACAAAGCGATGGTGAAACGGGGCGTAATCAGCTACCCCACAACTCAATGGACGATAAAGATTTGGATTCAAGAGTAAGCGATGAGttcgatgatgatgaattcGACGAGGATGAATTCGAAGactaa
- the MME1 gene encoding Mme1p (Predicted transporter of the mitochondrial inner membrane~similar to YMR166C), translated as MNSWNLSSSIPIVHTPHDHPPTSEGTSGSNRKDDKSKHEERAGSDDLSPIWHCVVSGGIGGIIGDSAMHSLDTVKTRQQGAPNVKKYRNMISAYRTIWLEEGVRRGLYGGYMAAMLGSFPSAAIFFGTYEYTKRTMIEDWQINDTITHLSAGFLGDFISSFVYVPSEVLKTRLQLQGRFNNPFFQSGYNYSNLRNAIKTVIKEEGFRSLFFGYKATLARDLPFSALQFAFYEKFRELAFKIEQKDGKDRELSIPNEILTGACAGGLAGIITTPMDVVKTRVQTQQPPSQSNKSYSVSHPHVTNGRPAALSNSISLSLRTVYQSEGALGFFSGVGPRFVWTSVQSSIMLLLYQMTLRGLGNAFPTD; from the coding sequence ATGAACTCATGGAACCTGAGTTCTTCAATACCGATAGTACATACGCCTCATGACCACCCCCCGACATCAGAAGGAACATCAGGTAGTAACCGAAAAGATGACAAATCGAAACACGAAGAAAGGGCTGGTTCAGATGACCTAAGCCCTATATGGCATTGTGTAGTCTCCGGTGGGATTGGTGGGATAATAGGAGATTCTGCGATGCATTCATTGGATACCGTCAAGACAAGACAACAAGGTGCACCTAAtgtcaaaaaatatagGAACATGATCTCTGCATATCGTACTATTTGGCTAGAGGAAGGTGTGAGAAGGGGACTGTATGGTGGGTACATGGCCGCCATGTTAGGCTCCTTCCCATCAGCGGCAATCTTTTTCGGGACCTATGAATATACTAAGAGAACAATGATAGAAGATTGGCAGATTAACGACACCATCACACATTTGAGCGCCGGATTCCTTGGTGACTTCATCTCCAGTTTTGTTTATGTTCCCTCAGAGGTCCTAAAGACAAGGTTACAATTGCAAGGAAGGTTCAAcaatcctttttttcaatctgGCTAtaattattcaaatttaaGAAATGCCATAAAGACAGttataaaagaagaagggtTTCGCTCTCTATTCTTTGGCTACAAAGCCACTTTGGCCAGAGACTTGCCATTCAGTGCATTGCAGTTTGCATTctatgaaaaattcaggGAATTGGCGTTCAAGATCGAACAGAAAGATGGTAAAGATAGAGAGTTGTCTATACCTAACGAAATATTGACTGGTGCCTGTGCAGGTGGACTGGCGGGGATTATTACCACACCAATGGATGTCGTTAAGACTAGAGTCCAAACTCAACAACCGCCTAGTCAAAGCAACAAATCGTATTCAGTGTCGCATCCGCATGTAACAAACGGCAGACCAGCGGCACTTTCCAACTCAATTTCGCTCAGTCTGCGGACGGTCTACCAATCTGAAGGTGCGCTAGGATTCTTCAGTGGTGTTGGGCCTAGGTTCGTTTGGACAAGTGTTCAGAGTAGTATAATGTTACTTCTGTATCAAATGACCCTACGCGGATTGGGTAACGCATTTCCAACTGATTAG
- the MSS11 gene encoding Mss11p (Transcription factor~similar to YMR164C): MDNTSNINTNERSKNTNFSSAPNSRSMNSHNQLQFDGNSRVFVSDAMAKNSKQLLYAHIYNYLIKNNYWNSAAKFLGEADLPLSRINGSPSGETTSLNSSLKHGMMDIASKGDIASEDGLLPSKMLMDANDTFLLEWWEIFQSLFNGDLESGYHEDHNPLRERIVPILPANSKSNIPSHFSNLPPNGVPPTQNSFPVTEENFRPNGDGNNFNLNDPTNRNVSERFLSRNKGGYDKPNSSNFAADTTINSDTTGQQYATMNLHKHFNDLQSPPQPQQSSQQQPQQPQPQQPQHQPQHQPQQQSQQQQQQQQQQQQQQQQQQQQQQQQQQQQQQQQQQQQQQQQQQQQQQQQQQQQQQQQQQQQQQQQQQQQQQQQQQQQQQQQQQQQQQQQQQQQQQQQQQQQQQQQQQQQQQQQQQTPYPIVNPQMVPHIPAENSHSSGLMPSMPPASQQFSTQNQPSMFPDQQRFFQYQLHHQNQGQAPSFQQSRSGRFDDMNAMKLFFQQQALQQNSLQQNTGNQSYQSNTRNNAAEEATPTSDNNANCNSLLQERIRAQFNKMKTIPQQMKGQSSVVNPVISDLTSQQQYMHMMMQRMATNQQLQNSGFPPDANRVPPPNATMPLQAGNMGPPIIENAGMRQTNQSGPNPMINMQPLYQNVSSAMHAFAPQQQFHLPQQYKTNAPVSQNDPTVVFPLPNNNSNTPTVSQPSSKRTSSSSTTPNISTTIQPKRKQRVGKSKTKESRKATAAQKVMKSKKLEQNGDSTATNFINVTPKDNGGKATVKAQNSDSQQQPNGSFAMDTETFDIFNIGDFSPDLMDS, from the coding sequence ATGGATAACACGTCCAATATTAATACGAATGAGCGCTCTAAGAACACTAACTTTAGCTCAGCTCCCAATAGCAGAAGTATGAATAGCCATAACCAGTTGCAATTTGATGGGAATTCTCGAGTATTTGTTTCGGATGCAATGGCTAAGAACTCTAAGCAATTATTGTACGCTCACATATATAACTACTTAATCAAAAACAATTACTGGAACTCTGCCGCAAAATTTTTAGGCGAAGCTGACCTTCCTTTGTCTAGAATAAACGGATCTCCCTCGGGTGAAACAACTAGCTTGAATTCAAGCCTAAAGCATGGAATGATGGACATTGCATCTAAAGGTGATATTGCTAGTGAGGATGGGTTATTACCTTCGAAAATGCTAATGGACGCTAATGACACCTTTTTACTTGAATGGtgggaaatttttcaatcatTGTTTAATGGAGACCTTGAATCTGGGTACCATGAAGATCATAATCCCCTAAGAGAGAGAATAGTACCTATCTTACCAGCTAATTCCAAGTCTAATATACCCTCCCATTTCTCTAATCTCCCACCAAACGGAGTTCCGCCAACTCAAAATAGTTTTCCAGTGACAGAGGAGAATTTCAGGCCAAATGGTGACGGGAATAACTTTAATTTAAACGATCCAACGAACCGAAACGTCTCCGAAAGATTTCTATCGAGAAATAAAGGTGGCTACGATAAACCTAATAGCAGTAATTTTGCAGCTGATACTACCATAAACAGTGATACCACAGGACAGCAATACGCGACTATGAATTTGCACAAGCACTTCAATGATTTGCAATCACCACCGCAGCCCCAGCAATCATCTCAACAGCAGCCCCAGCAACCCCAGCCTCAGCAGCCCCAGCATCAACCCCAACATCAGCCTCAACAACAATCccaacaacagcagcaacaacaacaacaacaacaacaacaacaacaacaacaacaacaacaacaacaacaacaacaacaacagcagcagcagcagcagcaacaacaacaacaacaacaacaacaacaacagcagcagcagcaacaacaacaacaacaacaacaacaacaacaacaacaacaacaacagcagcagcagcagcagcaacaacagcagcaacaacagcaacaacaacagcagcagcagcaacaacaacaacaacaacaacaacaacaacaacaacaacaacaacaacaacaacaacaacaacaacaacaacaacaacagcagcagcagcaacaacagaCACCATATCCGATTGTCAACCCACAAATGGTCCCTCACATTCCAGCGGAAAATTCTCATTCAAGTGGACTCATGCCTTCGATGCCTCCTGCAAGTCAACAATTCAGTACACAGAACCAGCCTTCGATGTTTCCTGACCAACAGCGATTCTTCCAGTATCAATTACATCACCAAAATCAAGGACAAGCACCATCTTTTCAGCAAAGCCGATCTGGTAGGTTTGATGACATGAACGCTATGAAATTGTTTTTTCAGCAGCAAGCACTACAGCAAAATTCATTGCAACAGAACACTGGAAACCAAAGTTATCAGTCTAATACGCGCAACAATGCTGCTGAGGAGGCTACACCCACCAGTGACAATAATGCAAATTGCAATAGTTTGTTGCAAGAACGCATACGAGCTCAGTTCAATAAAATGAAGACAATTCCTCAACAAATGAAAGGTCAAAGCAGTGTCGTAAATCCAGTTATTAGTGATTTAACTTCTCAACAGCAGTATATGCATATGATGATGCAAAGAATGGCTACTAACCAACAATTACAAAATAGCGGCTTTCCTCCCGACGCTAACCGTGTACCTCCACCTAATGCTACCATGCCATTGCAGGCGGGAAATATGGGGCCCCCTATCATTGAAAATGCAGGTATGAGGCAGACTAACCAATCTGGACCAAACCCTATGATCAATATGCAGCCTTTATATCAGAATGTTTCCTCAGCAATGCATGCGTTCGCCCCGcaacaacaatttcatcTACCACAACAATATAAAACAAATGCTCCAGTATCACAGAACGATCCTACCGTCGTCTTTCCCTTGcctaataataatagtaatacACCCACGGTGTCACAACCATCGTCGAAACGTACTTCTAGCTCAAGCACAACTCCCAATATAAGCACAACTATTCAACCTAAACGGAAACAGAGAGTAGGTAAATCAAAGACCAAGGAATCACGAAAAGCTACTGCTGCACAGAAAGTTATGAAATCTAAGAAACTTGAACAAAATGGTGATTCAACTGCTACAAACTTTATCAACGTCACTCCGAAGGACAATGGCGGCAAGGCTACTGTAAAGGCCCAAAATAGTGACTCGCAGCAACAACCCAATGGCTCTTTTGCTATGGATACAGAAACATTCGACATATTTAACATTGGGGACTTTTCTCCTGATTTAATGGATAGCTAA
- the MLH1 gene encoding mismatch repair ATPase MLH1 (Protein required for mismatch repair in mitosis and meiosis~similar to YMR167W) produces the protein MSLRIKALDASVVNKIAAGEIIISPVNALKEMMENSIDANATMIDILVKEGGIKVLQITDNGSGINKSDLPILCERFTTSKLQKFEDLSQIQTYGFRGEALASISHVARVTVTTKVKEDRCAWRVSYAEGKMLETPKPVAGKDGTTILVEDLFFNIPSRLRALRSHNDEYSKILDVVGRYAIHSKGIGFSCKKFGDSNYSLAVKPSYIVQDRIRTVFNKSVASNLISFHISKVEDLNLESVDGKVCNLNFISKKSISPIFFINNRLVTCDPLRRALNSVYSNYLPKGNRPFIYLGIIIDSAAVDVNVHPTKREVRFLSQDEIIEKIANQLHAELSAIDTSRTFKASSISTSQPGSLISSNNTIENGEERKTLRQAQVVENSYAITNNQLGRAKRQENKLVRTDASQAKITSFLSSSQQFNFNGSSMRRQLSQSKLKSVSRSQEREQLTLKESEQLRDANSSSDNELKDQPRKRQKLGDYKIPCIIDGEKNTLPVSKDGYTRVPKERVNVNLTSIKKMREKVDDSIHRELTDIFANLNYVGVVDEERRLAAIQHDLKLFLIDYGSVCYELFYQIGLTDFANFGKINLQSTDVSDDIVLYNLLSEFEELNDDTSKEKIISKIWDMSSMLDEYFSIELVNDSPDNDLKSVKLKSLPLLLKGYIPSLTKLPFFIYRLGKEVNWGDEQECLDSILREIALLYIPDMVPKVDTSDMSLSEDEKTQFIDRKEHISSLLEHVLFPCIKRRFLAPRHILKDVVEIANLPGLYKVFERC, from the coding sequence ATGTCTCTTAGAATAAAAGCGCTAGATGCATCAGTGGTCAATAAAATCGCTGCGGGTGAGATTATAATATCCCCTGTAAATGCACTTAAGGAAATGATGGAAAATTCCATCGATGCGAACGCGACGATGATTGATATTCTAGTCAAGGAAGGGGGGATCAAGGTTCTTCAAATAACAGACAATGGTTCTGGGATTAATAAATCAGATCTGCCAATCTTATGTGAGCGGTTCACAACGTCcaaattacaaaaattcGAAGATTTGAGTCAGATTCAAACATATGGATTTCGAGGGGAAGCTTTAGCCAGTATCTCTCATGTGGCAAGGGTCACAGTAACAACAAAAGTCAAAGAAGACAGATGTGCATGGAGAGTTTCTTATGCTGAAGGCAAGATGTTGGAAACTCCCAAACCTGTTGCCGGAAAAGACGGTACCACGATCCTTGTTgaagatcttttttttaatattccTTCCAGGTTAAGGGCCCTGAGATCCCATAATGATGAATATTCTAAAATATTAGATGTAGTTGGGCGATATGCTATTCATTCCAAAGGTATtggtttttcttgtaaaaagTTCGGAGACTCTAATTATTCTTTAGCGGTTAAACCTTCATACATAGTCCAGGATAGGATTAGAACTGTATTCAATAAATCTGTGGCTTCTAATTTAATATCTTTCCATATCAGCAAAGTAGAAGATTTAAATCTGGAGAGCGTTGACGGAAAGGTGTGTAATTTGAACTTCATATCCAAAAAGTCCATTTCaccaattttcttcatcaataatagACTAGTGACGTGCGACCCCTTAAGAAGAGCTCTTAACAGCGTTTACTCTAATTATCTCCCAAAAGGCAACCGaccttttatttatttggGGATTATAATAGATTCAGCCGCTGTGGATGTTAACGTTCACCCAACAAAGAGAGAGGTTCGTTTCTTGAGCCAAGATGAGATCATAGAGAAAATTGCCAATCAGTTGCATGCCGAATTATCCGCCATTGATACTTCACGTACTTTCAAAGCTTCATCAATCTCAACAAGTCAGCCAGGATCGTTAATATCATCAAATAATACTATAGAGAATGGAGAGGAGAGGAAGACTCTCCGACAGGCCCAAGTAGTAGAAAATTCATACGCGATAACCAATAATCAACTGGGGAGAGcgaaaagacaagaaaataaattagtTAGAACAGATGCTTCACAGGCCAAGATTACGTCGTTTTTATCCTCAAGTCAACAGTTCAACTTTAACGGGTCGTCTATGAGGCGGCAACTGAGCCAATCTAAGTTAAAAAGTGTGAGCCGCTCCCAAGAGAGAGAACAGTTAACACTAAAAGAAAGCGAACAATTGCGTGATGCTAATTCAAGTAGTGATAATGAGTTGAAGGATCAACCTAGGAAGAGACAAAAGCTAGGGGATTATAAAATCCCCTGTATTATTGATGGCGAAAAGAATACGCTCCCAGTTTCAAAAGATGGGTATACCAGAGTTCCTAAAGAGCGAGTTAATGTGAATCTTACGAGTATTAAGAAAATGCGGGAAAAAGTAGATGATTCAATACATCGAGAACTAACAGACATTTTTGCAAATTTGAATTATGTTGGGGTTGTAGATGAGGAAAGAAGATTAGCCGCCATTCAGCATGACTTAAAGCTCTTTTTAATAGATTACGGATCTGTGTGCTATGAACTATTCTATCAGATCGGATTGACAGACTTCGCAAACTTTGGTAAGATTAACCTACAGAGTACAGATGTGTCAGATGATATAGTTTTATATAACCTCCTGTCAGAATTTGAGGAATTAAATGACGATAcctcaaaagaaaaaataatcaGTAAAATATGGGACATGAGCAGCATGCTGGATGAGTACTTTTCCATAGAATTGGTAAATGATAGTCCAGATAACGACTTGAAGTCTGTGAAGCTGAAATCTTTACCTTTACTTTTAAAGGGCTACATTCCATCTTTGACCAAAttaccattttttatttatcgCTTGGGTAAAGAAGTTAATTGGGGGGATGAACAAGAGTGCCTAGACAGTATTTTAAGAGAGATTGCATTGCTTTATATACCGGATATGGTTCCTAAAGTGGATACGTCTGATATGTCCTTGtcagaagatgaaaagacCCAGTTTATAGATAGAAAGGAACATATATCCTCATTACTGGAACACGTTCTCTTTCCTTGTATTAAACGAAGGTTTCTGGCGCCTAGACACATTCTCAAGGACGTTGTGGAAATAGCTAACCTTCCAGGCCTATACAAAGTTTTTGAGAGATGCTAG
- the INP2 gene encoding Inp2p (Peroxisome-specific receptor important for peroxisome inheritance~similar to YMR163C), which produces MTRNSRPPPLQALGLQISSKLKSGEEDGFMSSSLTLDSDTILSGSESNGQEFYSTWRKPSQLSSRSVLHEYSPTIVGSNDGTFSPIVVQKSTKFFNWDNIISRIFMQQPFSVTHQFFEEFQYSIITSHFLNDMNHYRLSLHLNQSIMNFHKSSALLKKVPPKSLPFMATKYGKLAVVENKKLYLKQNFNYLSMIIISYRVLRLLKKYCTKKNSPSLKRVVGSILVAVYLSIQQEYFRRHLVCYKTLLKIRKVLESLQQVDVMIHKYHLRFKEIKNQRFISRVSLISNADEHSSVIEELLIFSSDALFYKLKTVIPDIVIFSDTSELSKYCELYGIDVSILYYNSTATVKDLDGKIYRLKLLKKFMLCCLLSLNMTGKANFSNSSMQNALNKIFPDYTVKVQLKKTYNPIGTFQNIVSLLRELHSLLSVVLVSLNDHKQILYAFPEEALTTIGNEGINVCSFSKSDELFQALNYLKAIENNLLSIDVRNGITENDRNIIEDKLEELTTFWKTSKACNNIAKIKKVPTTNTINRGFHLDILKGRKSPCSSPVKGLSLERKVDFIDVDESENESLENHTELEDCEDYDGQEEYASGMHENHRVGFNGSNNFERPDFKQLSDNELRRKLDERILKLAQENREGRERLRTAKSFELLRRTQAPIPVQFGFQKPLKGYAFPESRPLSKCKVSSEETIPIMYELEGLLGNDS; this is translated from the coding sequence ATGACAAGAAACTCACGTCCGCCTCCTTTGCAGGCTCTCGGTTTACAGATTTCTTCGAAATTAAAATCAGGCGAAGAGGATGGATTCATGAGTTCTAGTCTAACGCTTGATAGTGATACCATCTTAAGTGGCAGCGAAAGCAACGGTCAAGAATTTTACTCTACATGGCGAAAACCGTCCCAATTAAGCAGCCGCAGTGTATTACATGAATACTCCCCTACAATTGTAGGATCTAATGATGGCACTTTTTCACCTATAGTCGTACAAAAATCtacgaaattttttaattgggataatattatttcaagaattttcatGCAACAGCCATTTAGTGTAACACAtcaattctttgaagaatttcaaTATTCGATTATCActtctcattttttgaatgatatGAACCATTATAGGTTATCATTACATCTCAATCAATCAATTATGAATTTTCACAAAAGCTCGGCTTTGCTGAAGAAGGTACCTCCTAAATCCTTACCCTTTATGGCGACAAAATATGGTAAATTGGCAGTAGTagagaacaaaaaattataccttaaacaaaatttcaattacCTTTCCATGATTATAATTTCTTATCGAGTACTCAgactattgaaaaaatactgtacaaaaaaaaatagtccAAGTCTGAAGAGAGTTGTAGGTTCAATACTCGTAGCAGTGTATTTATCAATCCAGCAAGAATACTTTCGAAGACATTTGGTTTGTtataaaactttattaaAGATACGGAAGGTGCTCGAATCCTTACAACAAGTAGACGTAATGATCCATAAATATCATCTACGatttaaagaaataaaaaatcagaGGTTTATATCAAGAGTGTCTCTTATTTCAAACGCTGACGAGCACTCATCTGTGATAGAAGAGCTTTTAATATTCTCAAGTGACGCACTGTTTTACAAACTCAAAACGGTCATTCCTGATATCGTCATCTTTAGCGATACAAGTGAGCTTTCGAAGTACTGTGAATTATACGGCATTGATGTATCAATTCTTTACTATAACAGTACTGCTACAGTCAAAGACCTTGATGGTAAGATTTACCGTCTAAAACTGCTAAAGAAATTCATGCTCTGCTGTTTATTGTCTTTAAATATGACAGGCAAGgcgaatttttcaaattcaagtaTGCAAAATGCCctaaacaaaatatttccTGATTATACCGTAAAGGTgcagttgaaaaaaacatataatCCAATAGGTACATTCCAAAATATAGTCAGTCTTTTAAGAGAGCTACATTCGCTACTTTCAGTTGTCCTAGTGTCTTTGAATGACCATAAGCAAATATTGTATGCTTTTCCAGAAGAAGCGTTAACTACTATCGGTAATGAAGGGATTAATGTATGCTCATTTTCAAAGAGTGATGAATTGTTTCAAGCGTTGAATTACCTAAAAGCAATCGAGAACAATTTATTATCCATTGACGTTCGAAATGGAATAACAGAGAATGATAGGAACATCATTGAGGATAAGTTGGAGGAGCTGACTACTTTCTGGAAAACCTCGAAAGCTTGTAACAATATTGCCAAGATAAAAAAGGTACCGACAACCAATACAATCAACCGTGGTTTTCATCTAGATATCCTCAAAGGCAGGAAATCTCCCTGTTCTTCGCCAGTAAAAGGTCTTAGTTTAGAAAGGAAAGTTGACTTCATAGATGTTGATGAATCGGAGAACGAATCTCTTGAAAACCACACCGAATTAGAGGACTGTGAAGATTACGACGGCCAAGAGGAATATGCTAGTGGCATGCACGAAAACCACCGTGTAGGCTTCAACGGAAGTAATAATTTTGAGAGACCAGATTTCAAGCAATTATCCGACAACGAATTGCGACGCAAATTAGATGAAAGAATCTTAAAATTAGCTCAAGAGAACCGTGAAGGTAGGGAAAGATTACGAACTGCAAAGTCATTTGAATTGCTAAGGAGAACCCAAGCTCCCATTCCTGTACAGTTTGGTTTCCAGAAACCATTAAAAGGATATGCCTTTCCTGAGAGCAGGCCTCTCAGTAAATGCAAAGTATCTTCGGAAGAAACTATTCCCATTATGTACGAATTAGAAGGATTGCTAGGAAATGATTCATGA